In Granulicella mallensis MP5ACTX8, the sequence CGCCCACTACCAGTTCCGCGCCCAGACGCTCTGCCAAATCCTTCAGCTTCATGTTGGCGATTGTATCGAAGGCTTGGGTCTACTCTCCGAAGAGCTGGGTCTGGATCGTGCTTGAGGCGCGCGCCATTGTCTTCTGCTTGGAGGCGGCACCGATAAAGCCCAGCACCTGAACCGAAATCAGGGCCGCTCGGGGAACGAAGAGGCGCTGGGTGTTCGACCGTGCATCGGGCGGTGAAACAGTAAGTCCGCGATCATCGAGAAGAGACTCAATAAAACCCAGATCGAAGTTCGCCAGCCCTTCGAGCGAATCGTTGTCCCGGAACCCGAGCTTGAGCCAGAGACCATCGGCACGCGGCCTGCTCAGAAAGCTGCGCCGCCCAATCTGTTCCGGATCGGTTCCACCCTCAAGATTGAAATCCTTTACATAAGCAATGGTCTTGATCTGGTTCAAGGCGAGGGGGATCACGCGTCCCGAGGTGTCGAGGACCTCAACCGTTTCGCCGGTAACAAAGCCGTTCTGCGGCAGATAGCCCCAGGTGACAGAGCCGTCGAACTGACGAACCACCGTTTTCTTCTGTGCGATTGCCATAGGGCAGAATTGCCAGTTTGTCGGATTGTCGCATAGGGATCGTAAACAGCCAAAATAGTGAATTTTCGGGTAAAGCGAGCCCTCCACCGGGGGAGCTGGAGGGTGTCCTGCGAAACCGTAGCAAAAATGGTGCAAAAAACTGGTAAAAGCAGTGGCCATCGTGTAGAATCTAGGTTTGCGTCGAGCCTTCAGCGCTCTCCAAATAGTTGATTCGCCGCAAGTTACACCACGGTTCAGAAGCGCCTCAGAACCATCCGGAGCGAAGAGCAAAAAACGATGGCTGATTACATCTATCTGCTGCAAACCCGACTGACAGGCGCACAACAACAGGCTCTGGCAAAGGTTCGTGATGTCGCGCGTGCGCACGGCATGACTGTTTTTCTCGTTGGTGGGGCCGTCCGCGACCTTACGAGCGGTTCACCCATCCGTGATCTTGACGTTACAGTTCAGGGAAACGCATTAAAGCTCAAGAAAGACCTGCAGCATGCCGGTGCAGTCCTGGTCGGCGAGTCCGATCTCATGCAGGCGCTTTACTTTACGTTTCCGGGTGGCATCCGCCTGGAGGTAGGTTCGACCCTCTCGGTCACCTATCCGAAGCCGGGTAAGCCTGTCGTGCATGCATCGACCATCCTCGACGACCTGCGCCGCCGCGACTTTACCGCGAACGCCATGGCCATCTCGTTGAATGAGGGTTCCTATGGCTTGCTGATGGACCCGCTCAATGGCGTTGCCGATATCGACAACCGCGAACTGCGGCTGGTGTCCAACTACGGGTTCATCGAAGATCCTGCTCGCATGATCCGTGCGGCACGTTTTGGCGCACGCCTGGGCTGGCACATGGAAGAGAAGACCCAGCAGCGCTACGACACAGGCAAGGCTGAAGGCTATATCTCCGCCATGGACAGCGCTGAGCGCGGCTACGAGACCGAAGAGATCTTCCACGAGGAAGACCCACTTCGGGTGTTGCGCCGCCTGGAGTCCGAGGGCTGGAACAAGTTCCTGTTCCCGGCATGGACATCGGCAAAGGCCAACGAGAGCGAATTGACCCGCCTGCGCGACACGGTGGGTCAG encodes:
- a CDS encoding DUF6982 domain-containing protein, producing MAIAQKKTVVRQFDGSVTWGYLPQNGFVTGETVEVLDTSGRVIPLALNQIKTIAYVKDFNLEGGTDPEQIGRRSFLSRPRADGLWLKLGFRDNDSLEGLANFDLGFIESLLDDRGLTVSPPDARSNTQRLFVPRAALISVQVLGFIGAASKQKTMARASSTIQTQLFGE